From the genome of Desulfovibrio sp. JY:
CAATCAGTTCGGCAAGGATACGGTCCTCTACAAGTTCGAAAAAATCAAGCGGGCCAAGAAAGCGGCCCTGGCCGCCCACCCCGGAATGCAGCTGATCGACCTCGGCGTCGGCGAGCCCGACTGGATGGCCGCGCCCGAAGTGGTCGACGTGCTGTGCGCCGAGGCCAGAAAGCCCGAGAATCGGGGCTATACCGACAACGGCGTCCAGGCCTTCAAGGACGCGGCCGCGCGCTACATGGACAAGGTCTTCGGCGTGCCCGGCATCGACCCGGCCTGCGAGGTGGTCCACGGCATCGGCTCCAAGCCGGTGCTGGCCCTGCTCCCCCTGGCCTTCATCAACCCCGGCGACATCACCATCATGACCGTGCCCGGCTATCCGGTCATGGGCAGCACCACCCGGGGCCTCGGCGGCGAGGTGGTCAACCTGCCCATCACCCCCGAAAACGACTTCCTGCCCGATCTCGACGCCCTGACCCCGGACCAGCGCAAGCGGGCCAAGCTCCTCTACATCAACTACCCCAACAACCCCACCGGCGCCACGGCCACCCCGGCCTTCTTCGAACGGGTGGTGCGCTTCGCCAAGGAAAACGACGTCATTGTCGTCTCCGACGCCGCCTATGCCGCGCTGACCTTCGACGGCCGCAAGCCCTTAAGCTTCCTGTCCGTCCCCGGGACCAAGGACGTGGGCGTGGAAATCCACTCCCTGTCCAAGGCCTACAACATGACCGGCTGGCGTCTGGCCTTCGTGTGCGGCAACGAACTTGTGGTCAAGGGCTTCGCCGCCGTGAAGGACAACAACGATTCCGGCCAGTTCGCCGCCATCCAGAAGGCCGGCGTGTACTGCCTGGACCACCCCGAAATCACCGAGAAGACCGCGGCCAAGTACTCGCGTCGCCACGACATGCTCGTCGCGGCCCTGTCCGGCCTGGGATTCGCCGTCAAAAAGCCCGGCGCGTCCTTCTACCTCTATGCCCGGATTCCCTCCGGTACCAAGGACGGCCGGAAATTCGCCTCGGCCGAGGACTTCTCCCAGTTCTGCATCACCGAGAAGCTCATCTCCACCGTGCCCTGGGACGACGCAGGTCCCTACGTCCGCTTCTCTGTCACCTTCGAGGCGGCCGACGAGGCCGGGGAACGCCGCATCGTGGACGAAGTCGCCCGCCGGCTGTCGGAAGTGGGATTCGTATTTTAAGAAGGGAGAAGGCAGTGCGAGAGGGGAAACCCTTTTAAAAAAGGGTTCTCCCCTCTCGCGCTCTCCCCTTCCTAAAACTTCTTAGCGGGTACAGGACGTACGCCTGACATCCTGTACCCGCTAAAAGTCTTTGGAGAGGGGGTCCGGGGGAGAACCTTTCTACAGAAAGGTTCTCCCCCGGTCTTTTATTCGTCCTTGACGTCCACGAGTTCGCGCCCCTCGCCGGGATAGATGCGGCGATCGGCATAGGGCGTGGGCGTTGGCTCGGGCCATTTGCCGGGCTGGGGCTCGCTCCCTTCCCGGGCCGTGGCGCTCGGATGGGTGTCGCCCATGACCGGCGTGTCCCGGATATCCACGCCCGGCACCGGGCAGCTGAACTCGATGGCGATGTTGTTGGGGTCGAAGGAGTAGACCGAGAAGATGAATCCGTGGTCGATGATCTCCGACACCCAGAACCCGGCCGCCTCCAGCCGGTCCCTGATCTCCCACAGGTCGTCGCGGTCGCGCACGCCGATGGAGACGTGGTCGAAGGCGTAGGGTCCCTTGACCGGCACGCCGTGGTCCTTTTCCGGGATGGGCGCAACATCCGGCCACTCGAAAAAGGCGATCATGTCGTTTTCGGAGATTTCCAGGAAGTAGTGGCGGTAGCCCGGACGCCCGAGCCCGGCCACCAGCCGCATCCGCAACAGGTCGCGCCAGAAGCGGATGGTGGCGTCCATGTCCCGGGTGGCCATGGCCAGGTGGTTGATGCCGGTATATCGCATGTCGGCCCCCCTTGCGTAGACGGCGGGGCTACGACTCGATGCCCAGGCTTCGCGGGTAGAATTCCCCCCGGAAAACCAGCTCGGCCGCCCCGCGCAGATAGGTCTTGCCGTCGCGCAAAATCACGCCCAGTTCCTCGCCGCCGGTGGTGGTGATCACCGTTTCCTCGCCGGTGAGCCCAAGCTCCTTGGCGATGACGGCCGAAGCCACGGCTCCGGTGCCGCAGGCGTAGGTCTCGTCCTCCACCCCGCGCTCGTAGGTGCGCAGCGACAACTGTCCCTTGCCCGTAACGGCCACGAAATTGACGTTGGTGCCGGCCGGCTTGAAAAACTCGTGGTGGCGCACCGTGCGGCCAAGCCGCCAGACGTCCACGCTTTCCAGATCGTCCACAAACGCCACGGTATGGGGCACGCCGGTATTGACGCTGTGCAGCGTCATCTGGTGGTGCTTCTCCTCGACCTCCATCTCCAGCTCCATGTTGAGGCGCAGGTCCTTGGGCGCGGTCAGCCGCACCGTGACCAGATTGGAGTCGGGATCGACCTCCGCCTCGATGGGGCCGGCATCGGTGCCGAAAACATGGCGGGCCGGCGCGATGCCGAGCATCCAGGCAAGCCTGGCCGCGCAGCGCGAACCGTTGCCGCACATCTCGGCCCGGGAACCGTCGGCGTTGAAAAAGTGCCAGATGTAGGCCAACCCCGAACCTTCCGGGGCATGGTCGAAAAACATCATGCCGTCGGCCCCCACGCCAAAGGCTTTCTGGCACACCGGCACGACGATATCGGGCATGGATTGCGGATCGTAGCCCAGTTCGCGATTGTCCACGAAGACGAAATCATTGCCGCAGCCCTGCATCTTGAAAAACGGCACCGACGGGCCGCAGACAGCTTCCAAATCCATATCGCACTCCTTGTACGAAAACGTCATTATGAACTAGCAGAACAGCAACTCCCCGTCGAGGGGCCGCCGGTCGGGGCCTCCCCGACCAGCACCGCCGACGTCCACAGACGCACGGAGTTGATCAGCCAAAGCCGCCCGGCCCGGGCCAGATCGGCCGGGGTGAGCGTCGCCTCGGCCACCACCCCCTTGGCCAGCAGGCGCTCGCGCAACGTGCCGGGCAGCAGCCCGCAACCAAGGGCCGGGGTGAGCAGGCGTCCGTCGATGGCCGCCACGAGGTTGGCCCGGCAGCTCTCGGTCACCTGTCCGGCCGTGTTTATCAGCAGCACGTCGTCACACTCCGGCCGGGCGGCCAGGGCCCGGTCGTAGCGCGCGCGACGCGTGGTCTTGTGGAACAGGGCGACATCGGAGGCCTCGACCGGCGTGTCCGCCCAGCCCAGGCGCACGGGGCCGGGTTGGCGCTTCCCCAGAGGAAAATGTTCGC
Proteins encoded in this window:
- a CDS encoding VOC family protein, giving the protein MRYTGINHLAMATRDMDATIRFWRDLLRMRLVAGLGRPGYRHYFLEISENDMIAFFEWPDVAPIPEKDHGVPVKGPYAFDHVSIGVRDRDDLWEIRDRLEAAGFWVSEIIDHGFIFSVYSFDPNNIAIEFSCPVPGVDIRDTPVMGDTHPSATAREGSEPQPGKWPEPTPTPYADRRIYPGEGRELVDVKDE
- the dapF gene encoding diaminopimelate epimerase, whose translation is MDLEAVCGPSVPFFKMQGCGNDFVFVDNRELGYDPQSMPDIVVPVCQKAFGVGADGMMFFDHAPEGSGLAYIWHFFNADGSRAEMCGNGSRCAARLAWMLGIAPARHVFGTDAGPIEAEVDPDSNLVTVRLTAPKDLRLNMELEMEVEEKHHQMTLHSVNTGVPHTVAFVDDLESVDVWRLGRTVRHHEFFKPAGTNVNFVAVTGKGQLSLRTYERGVEDETYACGTGAVASAVIAKELGLTGEETVITTTGGEELGVILRDGKTYLRGAAELVFRGEFYPRSLGIES
- a CDS encoding LL-diaminopimelate aminotransferase; translated protein: MNESYIQQLFADRIGGNQFGKDTVLYKFEKIKRAKKAALAAHPGMQLIDLGVGEPDWMAAPEVVDVLCAEARKPENRGYTDNGVQAFKDAAARYMDKVFGVPGIDPACEVVHGIGSKPVLALLPLAFINPGDITIMTVPGYPVMGSTTRGLGGEVVNLPITPENDFLPDLDALTPDQRKRAKLLYINYPNNPTGATATPAFFERVVRFAKENDVIVVSDAAYAALTFDGRKPLSFLSVPGTKDVGVEIHSLSKAYNMTGWRLAFVCGNELVVKGFAAVKDNNDSGQFAAIQKAGVYCLDHPEITEKTAAKYSRRHDMLVAALSGLGFAVKKPGASFYLYARIPSGTKDGRKFASAEDFSQFCITEKLISTVPWDDAGPYVRFSVTFEAADEAGERRIVDEVARRLSEVGFVF